One Candidatus Limnocylindrales bacterium genomic window, CCCGAGGACACTGATAGCCTCGTCGTAATGTCCTTCAATGGAGACAGGTCCCATGGTGGGATTACAGGCCAGAATTTCGGTTCCCGGAGCAGCAACGGCACGGGCCGCCTCGCCGATTTTCTTGGTCATACTTTCGGTTGTATTGGGATTAATTACCTTGATTTTCATGGTTATCCTTCCTGCTTATATCTTTTCCTTGCCGGTAATGGCAGGAGCGAGGTAATCTGTTTGATCAGGAGTAGAAGTGAAGCGATGGTTTCATCGCGCCACTTCTGGTAATGATAGATCCCTTCCCGTTCTATTCCTTCTTCTGCCATCCCTTCCAACCACTTTCCTCCAGACTCATGGAGACTTCCTCGGCTGGAATGATCATAAGGGGCTTGGGATAAGGGAAATCATAATAGGGGGTCTTTTCTACCACTTCCCCTATGACGACCGGGGTTTGTATCTGATGATCCTCTTTTCTCATGGTTAAAGTTCCAATGGGACCTTCCATGGACATCCCCTCAAAAGCCTCGATAATTTTTTCGGTATCCAGAGAACCTGCTTTTTTGATGGCCTGTAAGAACATCTTGGTTCCAAGATAGGCTTCCATGGCTACAAAAACCGGCCATTTTCCTCCACTGAGTTTGTTAAAATTCTCTTCAAAGGCTTTAGCACTGGGGGTATCTATGCCTGCCAGGTACATGTTGGCCGTGATAGAACCAAGGGCATTCTCCCGAACAATATTCATAACCCCATCATCATCAAAGAAGGTTCCTCCTACCAATATTTTCATTCCAAATTGCCTTCCCTGGATCATCAACTGGGCCAGGTCTGTTCCCCAGTTTCCACTGATAACGTACTCAGCTCCTGAGGCATTAATTTTGCTGATATAAGGACCGAAATCCTTATTAAATATGGGATGGAATTCCTTACCCACAATCTGGGTGTCGGGCGCAAAGGCTTTGATGAATTTCTCATA contains:
- a CDS encoding ABC transporter substrate-binding protein, producing the protein MKKNLLIFILSLTLAVGVILIWFINLQAEEPPIILGVNEIRSGAFKSNGDRIIWGIEAAVKEVNDAGGLLGRKVEIVVEDNQMKNDIAVQKVKKLILEDQAIAILQGSSSSVGGGIAQTMPRYKKIYLDLAAEAVSITGENFNPYVFRTCLNAAMHVKGLARYFASKGYKKVFLINQDYSWGHDVADYYEKFIKAFAPDTQIVGKEFHPIFNKDFGPYISKINASGAEYVISGNWGTDLAQLMIQGRQFGMKILVGGTFFDDDGVMNIVRENALGSITANMYLAGIDTPSAKAFEENFNKLSGGKWPVFVAMEAYLGTKMFLQAIKKAGSLDTEKIIEAFEGMSMEGPIGTLTMRKEDHQIQTPVVIGEVVEKTPYYDFPYPKPLMIIPAEEVSMSLEESGWKGWQKKE